The DNA window AAGATTAATTTTGAACTTTTATCAAAATTAGGGAAAAAACCATTCTTCacataattaatatattcttttaatttttcacTTGGCcatgttattttatttattttatttttttcttttttttcaaatttaCCTTCATTACCATTGTCTGAATTGAAAGGTGACAATATGATGCTATCATGTCCAATAGGTTcaatatgttttttatgTCCATTGTTTATGTAACTTCCGGGTACGTTTTCTAAATGGTTCTTCTCCGTATAATTATTACACGTAGTACTTTTACAattgttaatattattattcatattattcttatcaagtacattattttttatattatcattattattaacatattCATTGTCGAGACCCTTTTTTACTTCCACATCTTgagataaaatataatctGCTATTTTATAATCTATTTGACTATTATCTTCAGCTATCACTACCAAATCAAATCTACTAAGTAAAGCATATGATAAGTTAATTATAATCACCTTACTATCATAGTTAGATAAATTCCCTTTCACCTCTTTATTTATCTCAAAATTTGAAGCACCAATTATGGTACACCTACaatttaatttatctaCTATTCCTCCTTTTGCTACTGAAATACTCAATTGTTCCATTGCTTCATGTATAGCATTTTTGTTTTCATTCTTCATTAAACAAAATTCATCAATACAACAAACTCCATTATCAGCTAATACCAATGCCCCACTTTCTAACATAAAACTATTCCCTTCTTTAATAGCTGCACATGTTAATCCTGCTGTAGTACAAAACATTCCTGACACATTCACACATATGTTACTTAATTTTTGTACTTCTTTTAATAACTGAGATTTACCAGTACCTGGATCTCCAactaataataaatgacATAGGGTCCTTTTATCACAATTATCTGATTCAAATTTtgtttgtttatttttatgtttatttttatgtttatgttTATGTTTATGTTTTTGCTTTTGCTTCCTTTTTCTCTTCTCTTTAGTATTTTCCATTTCATCACATTGTatattagatatattattttttgttttatataaattgtatatattatttttgttttggTATATGTCATTTTTGTTtacttcatttttatttcccttccttgttttttttcttattctTTCACCCATTTCTTCTAAAGAATCCTCCTCATAAGAATCCTCTACCATTTCATTCTCTTCATTCACACTTAAATTATCCCTTACAGCTTTTCCTATACtacttttctttttactcttcttataatttttactaaaatatttaatcCACTTATTATTTTCGTGATAAAAAGATTCATACTCATTATTTATCTTGTTCCCACCTATTAAAACAAGTAATATCGATAATTTAGACAATTTGCAATTATACAAATTTGGACATATGCTTtcacaaatatattttttcccttctattttattattttcaaagAAAAACcaatatttttcaaaaacATTTTCTCTTTTATCTACACTATGTAAATGTGTAAAACTTATATCATTCACTTGtctatttatatgttcatcTTCTCTCCTCTTATTTTGTGGAATTAATCTTGTGTTGATCGGATAACATTGGTTATCTTGGGGAAGTGTATTTATGTCTTTCAAAATGGTCCAATCGTCCCCCTTACTATcacaaatttttttatcacCAACATTTATATTGCACCTCTTATTACTACATATGTCATATTCCAGCTGCTCGCACAAATTATCATTTCCACCACATGATGCATTTTCCATAAATTCCTCTTCCCCACAAAACAGATTTTGTTGGTCACGTAAACACGCCTTGCTCACGATagaattaatatatttagaaaaatCATCATCCAAGgatatttcttttattttaacCTGCTCTAATTCCtttatttctatataattGGCCTCAATAAATAA is part of the Plasmodium reichenowi strain SY57 chromosome 4, whole genome shotgun sequence genome and encodes:
- a CDS encoding DNA helicase MCM9, putative yields the protein MTLSSSESSIFSETDDESYKEEDYTYNRDENIKNIKIYNKIIIKLFLKNRKYYEQIKRIALGYISKIEDIEFCNVQNNEEDRNEHIYNFYFDAHDAIEYGENKLIYYLQNSYHKFMDVINNYSIPLFFRIIFLSCYFEFLNNEENENDNKNNGDNKNNGDNKNNGDNKNNDTKKKEKKTLDQVGKGSVKENDMDYFFNNFIDYDFCKDNDVMEEIDLYSSCLIKGILYSYMKYTFLKKEEIKLKINNCLKMIFVRHNIKIKCRLINIPYLHDIHINNIQEIENKHIGKFISTEGIITRVGEKKILEESKKYRCMRCDYVIKKNAAPELYYNTETFFRCPNIIVNTKKMSSGILYDISDKITKEFITKKMDKNKKKDDNVDHNFEDDNDNNHYNNPLYSNRTNKNEKGIYVKKRCNSTNFEFIENEIKRVDYQEIKIKETSKSNIPYSITVVLLENLAGKYHPGKNVIINGIVLRRWKRLYKDIRCDSELFIEANYIEIKELEQVKIKEISLDDDFSKYINSIVSKACLRDQQNLFCGEEEFMENASCGGNDNLCEQLEYDICSNKRCNINVGDKKICDSKGDDWTILKDINTLPQDNQCYPINTRLIPQNKRREDEHINRQVNDISFTHLHSVDKRENVFEKYWFFFENNKIEGKKYICESICPNLYNCKLSKLSILLVLIGGNKINNEYESFYHENNKWIKYFSKNYKKSKKKSSIGKAVRDNLSVNEENEMVEDSYEEDSLEEMGERIRKKTRKGNKNEVNKNDIYQNKNNIYNLYKTKNNISNIQCDEMENTKEKRKRKQKQKHKHKHKHKNKHKNKQTKFESDNCDKRTLCHLLLVGDPGTGKSQLLKEVQKLSNICVNVSGMFCTTAGLTCAAIKEGNSFMLESGALVLADNGVCCIDEFCLMKNENKNAIHEAMEQLSISVAKGGIVDKLNCRCTIIGASNFEINKEVKGNLSNYDSKVIIINLSYALLSRFDLVVIAEDNSQIDYKIADYILSQDVEVKKGLDNEYVNNNDNIKNNVLDKNNMNNNINNCKSTTCNNYTEKNHLENVPGSYINNGHKKHIEPIGHDSIILSPFNSDNGNEGKFEKKEKNKINKITWPSEKLKEYINYVKNGFFPNFDKSSKLILITYYSTLRKYNDGDNGTTVRTLESLIRLSEAHSKLILNKKVTSDDVINIILLVELSLRGYQIAIRTNANNILIARTGILENSAYLLQTYNSNYNTFYCLDDVLFDDSLYMYFKNIILEKLQLQEINGKIHKMV